The following are encoded in a window of Callithrix jacchus isolate 240 chromosome 9, calJac240_pri, whole genome shotgun sequence genomic DNA:
- the KRT75 gene encoding keratin, type II cytoskeletal 75, translated as MSRQSSITFQTSSRRGFSTTSTTTPAAGRSRFSSVSVASSAVGSGGPGRISSAGAGFGSRSLYNLGGTKRVSISGCGSSFRSGFGGRAGGGFGVSSGFGYGGGVGGGFSGPSFPVCTLGGIQEVTINQSLLTPLNLQIDPTIQRVRAEEREQIKTLNNKFASFIDKVRFLEQQNKVLETKWALLQEQGSRTVRQNLEPLFDSYISELRRQLESITTERGRLEAELRNMQDVVEDFKVRYEDEINKRTAAENEFVALKKDVDAAYMSKVELEAKVKSLPEEINFLHSVFDAELSQMQTQVSDTSVVLSMDNNRNLDLDSIIAEVKAQYEDIANRSRAEAESWYQTKYEELQVTAGRHGDDLRNTKQEISEMNRMIQRLRAEIDSVKKQCSSLQTAIADAEQRGELALKDARAKLVDLEEALQKAKQDLARLLREYQELMNIKLALDVEIATYRKLLEGEECRLSGEGVSPVNISVVTSTVSSGYGSSSGIGGGSLGLGGGSGYSFTTSGGHSLGAGLGGSGFSAASSRGLGGSGSSVKFVSTTSSSRKSYKH; from the exons ATGTCTCGGCAGTCCTCCATCACCTTCCAGACCAGCAGCCGCAGGGGCTTCagcaccacctccaccaccaccccagcAGCTGGCCGCTCCCGCTTCAGCTCTGTCTCTGTGGCCAGCTCTGCAGTGGGGAGTGGGGGCCCAGGAAGGATCAGCAGTGCTGGGGCCGGCTTCGGAAGCCGCAGCCTCTACAACCTGGGGGGGACCAAGCGGGTCTCCATCAGTGGGTGCGGCAGCAGCTTCCGAAGTGGCTTTGGTGGCAGGGCAGGTGGTGGGTTTGGAGTCAGCAGTGGATTTGGCTATGGGGGTGGAGTTGGAGGAGGTTTCAGTGGCCCCAGCTTCCCTGTGTGCACCCTTGGAGGCATCCAAGAGGTCACCATCAACCAGAGTCTCCTGACTCCTCTCAACTTGCAAATCGACCCCACCATCCAGCGGGTGCGGGCCGAGGAGCGtgagcagatcaagaccctcaacaatAAGTTCGCCTCCTTCATCGACAAG gTGAGGTTcttggagcagcagaacaaggtCCTGGAGACCAAGTGGGCCCTCTTGCAGGAGCAGGGCTCCAGGACCGTGAGACAGAACCTGGAGCCCCTCTTTGATTCCTACATCAGTGAGCTCCGACGGCAGCTGGAAAGCATCACCACCGAGAGGGGCAGGCTTGAAGCTGAACTGAGGAACATGCAGGACGTCGTGGAAGATTTCAAAGTCAG GTATGAAGATGAAATTAACAAACGCACGGCTGCTGAGAATGAATTTGTGGCCCTGAAAAAG GATGTGGACGCTGCCTACATGAGcaaggtggagctggaggccaaggTCAAATCTCTGCCTGAGGAGATCAACTTCCTCCACTCAGTCTTTGACGCA GAGCTGTCCCAGATGCAGACCCAGGTCAGTGACACATCCGTGGTGCTATCCATGGACAATAACCGCAACCTGGACCTGGACAGTATCATTGCTGAGGTCAAAGCCCAATACGAGGACATTGCCAACCGCAGCCGGGCCGAGGCTGAGTCCTGGTACCAGACCAAG TACGAGGAGCTGCAGGTCACAGCAGGCAGACATGGAGATGACCTTCGAAACACCAAACAAGAGATCTCGGAAATGAACCGGATGATCCAGAGGCTGAGAGCTGAGATCGACAGCGTCAAGAAGCAG TGCTCCAGCTTGCAAACGGCCATTGCTGATGCAGAACAGCGTGGAGAGCTAGCTCTCAAGGATGCACGGGCCAAGCTGGTAGACCTTGAGGAGGCCCTACAGAAAGCCAAGCAGGACCTGGCTCGGCTACtgcgtgagtaccaggagctgatgaacATCAAGCTGGCCTTGGATGTGGAGATCGCCACTTACCGCAAGCTGCTGGAAGGCGAGGAGTGCAG GTTGAGTGGAGAGGGAGTTTCTCCAGTTAACATCT CTGTGGTCACCTCCACGGTTTCCAGTGGCTATGGAAGCAGCAGCGGCATTGGAGGAGGAAGCCTGGGCCTTGGTGGGGGCAGCGGCTACTCCTTCACCACCAGTGGCGGGCATAGCCTGGGTGCAGGCCTGGGAGGTTCTGGCTTCAGTGCCGCCAGCAGCAGGGGCCTAGGGGGCAGTGGTTCCAGCGTCAAGTTTGTCTCCACCACATCCTCTAGCCGGAAGAGCTACAAGCACTAA